The nucleotide sequence TCAAAAACAGActgataaaacagaaataaatcatCCGGTTTACCCCAAATAACTTTAACCTTCGCAaaaagtataacctctgctgcaGTCTAGAACAAAGACTGTTGACATGAAAAGACCAACACAGCAAATTGTCCATGTAGATACCCAAGTATTTGTGTGATGTAACCTATTCAATAGGATTCCCGTTTATTATTACAGGACTGTGATCGAAAAGCATTTCTACAGTCTTTGATTCGTTCAAAATTAAAGAGTTTTTGTCGCACCATCTTACAAATCTATCGACTTCCGAAAAGTAGGCTATTGCAGACAAGTAGTGTTCCTATGCAGTAAACTCAGTATTGATGTATCATCAGAAAATTTaataatcttgagtacctatagagtagtattgcatactttgtatcttcgaagagtatttagtttgatcacttttataaaagatagatacagctgtatgattatttccgaaaacataagGCGCGtgtgggggggaggggtaggctgaactaaagaaCGTGTgcatccattgccaacaaaacacagacatcagtttcactcacttcatgcggttcatgtccggcatcttttagcgctgcgACGGCTCCATTTATCAGTTTCAatcgatctccaaatccagcgttatatccaccgtttatataacattcatcacccaaatgcagtgaacaaacaaacacctgaactttgcgaacgtatgctctctcgctctctctcctgcacacatgtgaaagtgacgtctgcgcatgctccttctcttgctctccttgctgccgcgggagaattgtccaataagggactaagaaaaattgttacgaaaccattttatatgttcgaaaaaaactttccgaaacctctacgatcgctgggggagtgtatcgagcacagaaatactacgtaatacgcccaactcgttttttgacaagttgattaagcatgagaagacagcatgtttaacattgtaatgaagtcagaatgcatgacacacctatagaacattgacatctagtggttgagcttggtatcgcagtctaaattcaaaatattggagagaccagtttagccaagtaaatGTTCTTCTGGGTTCTTTTGATTGTCATCAGAAAtcatctacaggcactctattgtttgtgattgtgtaccggaagttaagttggggtcacaaaagtgagCATGcccagtaacgtttgtttatgttgttaagatgaaaccgtctatagacaAAAGAACTGGTTGTTTGATTTTTACGTTGAGTGGATGTTAATAATTGGTTTGTTTTGGACCTGTGTAACAGCTCAATGCTTCCTGTGCCTCCAACTGCTGTGGGTCCTGCTATCAGTCTGGACCTGGATGTAGATGATGTGGAAATGGAGAACTATGAGGTAAATGTTCTCAGGAAATCATCTGTTTGGAGATGTTTTTAAGAACCAGCTTGTCCTCAATGATTGTAACCATTATTAGTTTTTTATACGGCTGCTGTACTACGAAAGCTAGTGAACTACCACCACTATTTACAGAGAAAGTGTTGGGTAGCTCATTAGTGTTTTGGAACAGAGCGACATGTCTTATGTCTTGTATTGAgagttgttttgtttcttttaaacacGCTGTTGTCATTTTCTTTCAGGCGTTATTAAACCTTGCAGAGAGGCTCGGAGAAGCAAAACCTCGGGGTCTCACGAAAGCTGATATAGAGCAACTTCCGTCCTACAGGTTCAATTTAGAAAGTCACCAGTCTGAACAAACTCTGtaagtttttgttgttgtgcatCTCTGTTTATACTGCGCCTCTTTAATCTTAAAGTTTATTCACATTGCtttggattttttttcaggTGTGTCGTATGCTTTAGCGATTTTGAGTCAAGGCAGCTACTTCGAGTATTGCCCTGTAACCATGAATTCCACGCGAAGTGTGTGGACAAGTGGTTAAAGGTAAGTACGCATACTcagtttatttaatcatttatttaccctcacgTTGTTTAAAACCAGTGTTTGACTCTGTAGAACACCAAATATATTTAGAGAATTGtctgttgttttgtgtccatacgatggaagtcaatgggggccagtgttgtttgggtacctacaatatcttattttgtgttctgacgaaggaaagtcaaacaggtttgaaatgatgtgaggttgagtaaatgatcacattaCAGTAAGGCAATTGTAATAAAGATAATGTTACataataattagggctgtcaaacgattaatcgcgattaatcgcatccagaataaaagtttgtgtttacataatatatatctgtgtactgtgcataataattttgtatttattaacacatacacatccatgcatatatttaagaaaaatcaaaaaatgtataaacatttatttataatttaaattattggtaaatataaataaatatatttaaatatttcctaaatatgtatttatgtgtatgtgtttgtatttataaatgcaaaattattatgcacagtacatagataaatattatgtaaacacaaacttttgttctggatgcgattaatcgcgattaatcgtttgacagctctaataATAATTTACCTCAGTCACAGAAGCTATGTTTATTGAATAAACCCATTTTTATACTTATTTTTATAAGCAAGCGTCATTTTTTAGAGAAATTAATTTGTAACATATCTTGCAGACCAATCGCACCTGTCCGATTTGTCGAGCCGACGCGTCTGAAGTTCACCGCGACGTGGAATGAGTTCAGGTTTTTGTCCTTCACTGGGAAGCAGCACAAATCCTTGCGTGTGTTTTGTGAGTGGGGACACCTGTTCTCCAGCCAAACGCAAATCTACCCCCACCCCGCTATAACCCCACCTCTACAATAAGCAATCTTGGAATTTGTATGGAACCTGTTTGACCTCTGCTGTGCATCATCGTGTGAGTTACATGAAAGCTACTGCCTCCTATAGCCACTTCCGAGTTCTGGAATCGTGACCGTTGTTTCTTTCAAACGTTTTTCTTTTCCCTGCCCATGTTTTCGCAGATTCCAAAGATAACCTGTAATACGTGTTGTGTTGGCATATTTGTTTACACGATAGAATATTCTCTAGTTGTTTGATCACGAATTACAATTGTGCATTAGTGTCGTAGGGGTCGCGGGGGGTGGGCCTGAATGATGCTTGTTGTCGGCTTTACTGTGCAATCACATACGTTCGTGGGAAGACTTAAGGACGGTTCGCAGACGCCACGGCCGCCCTGCTGGTGAACGACCATCATAGATGCATGTACCGAGGGACTTGTTAATAATCTATGTTTTGCAATAATGTATCGATCATTTGAATATCTTATTCCCGATTTCTCTTTTATCTGCGAATGCTATTGTGAAGGTGTGACTTTCATCGGTTAAAAAAAGTTCAATGGCCTGAGGTTGAAGACAAAAAagaggaaaacaaacaaaaggacTGACTGGGCTTTTAGCGCGGTCGAAGAGACATTGAGGAGCAGAGCTCGGTGATGAGGTCACGGGGAGACGTGGCTGTTTTTGCTGTTCGCTGGCAAGGGCAAATCGGACTGGCCCGTGGAACACAGGGATGAGAACACTGCACACTGCCTTTGCCAGCCTTCACCTGGCTGCACAACTTTCGTCTATTGTGGACCGGCCCTCTTCAACCCGATTCATCACTCAGCTGTCGGCTAGATCTCACAGGCCTCGCACGGACTGTTCTTTTAGACTAGCAATATTTTAACTAACAAGATCCGCCGACGCTAACAAAAAGAGGAATGTCGAGCAGAGACGGAGAGAGGGGGGCGGGGCTCAAGCGGCCTCCATCTTGCCATTTTCACACCTCTGAATTAACAGCGCAGGCCAGGAGATCTCATTTGCCTGTCCAGACTTTGGAGAGGGTGGAACACTTTGCAGAAAGCAATACGTGCAATGAGTGTGTGAGGTGAACGGAAACATTGACCTGATTTTCAAGGACTGGGCTTTTCCCCTCATTCGTGAGCCAAATAATCAACATACTCAAGATCTCAGCTCTGCCTTCTCAAGACCTTGACAAGCACAAACCTGTTACTAATCTTCAAACATCCTTTGTCAGTTCCTCTTTGTTTTTGGTTTTTAAAGTGGTGTTATTTATTGGTTTTATCTTCTGAGGGAGTTTGAAGGATTCGGTTGGGCATCTTTAATGCGTTTTGGTTTGCCTCCCGCTGTCAGGTCTCAGGCCGTGTTCACAGTGTAATGTgatgtgaaagaaaaaaaacattgtatgcaTAGCCTTGGCGTGAAAGTTTGAAATTATCGTCTTGTTTTTAAGACAAAAGAATGTTGAAACCCTCTGTATTTCTAGTTAAGCCCTTTCCTGTGTGCCAGTTGACTGTAGTCGTTCCACGCAGATCCCAGACAGGAGACGGTGGAGATAGAGCATAAGGGTCgcttaaagaaagaaaaataatgcACTGTAAAACGCTCGACTAGTGGTTCACTCGATTCCAAAAACAACCCTGAACTTCTTTGTTCGGGGGgaaaactatgaactatttggGTTTAATTTTTTTCCCTAAAAACTTTAATTATAGGACTTTTGAATacatacgtatatatatatatatatatatatatatataaatctctatatatatatatttctgagttGTTTGTCCACTGAATAGTCATTGTAATTAATAGACACACTGGCTTTTCTCGGGTAAAGGGACTCTTTTAGAGAATGTGAGTATATTGCATTTGCGTGCCCGGTTTTAAAAAACAAGCCATTGTAATGAATTTAATCCACACTTTTGATAAGTAATCTATGTATACATATCTGTTCACTGGCATATATTTTCAGTATAAAAGAAAATCACTCAGGGCCTCTCGGTAatgaaaaataaaggaaaacagtCCATTTCAAATGGGATTGACGCCATGGACACACATTTGGGTATTTTGGGTTGTTTTCCTCAGGCCGtgcatattttaaatgtaatcagcTGAACTAATATTCCTTTTTTAAATGGTGGTGAATATTATTCCATTATACGACTGGCatgcaaagaaaaaaagagaaaaaaaacagaagacgTGACATGTTGTATTGAGTGAGAATAGGCTTTTCGTCACTGCAGCCAATCATAAGCGTATGTTACTCGAACCTGTTTTACAGCAGTTGCGTTCCTGTGTTGTCGTACTTGAACCACACTTAAAGGTTGTAATCCCATTTAAAACGGTGCCGCGGTGCACACTGTCCTACCTAGACCACTTCCAAGACTATTCTTACAGTGTTTGCATGATTTAATAcgagaaaaaaaagacaaaaaaataaaatctgtattTTCAGCGAAGGATATAGACGGGGTGGGCAAGTATTTTAATTGTGCACAATATGCATGCATGTCTAACCAGGTCCCGGCTGGTTTTTAGGTAGATCTAGTTGGCTTTGGGTTCTGGGTGTAGGGGACTTTTTGCTCAGCTAATAACTGCCATGCACTGTACTGCACACATTTGTAACAGAATCGAATGACTACAAGATTTTATCGTGCTTGTActtgcaaaagaaaaaaaatatatcaaagaattcaatggaaaaataatatagGAAATTAGACGTTAACAAAGCTTGACGCCAGCGAGAAGAAAGCAGCTTTGGAGATGTGATCGATTCGGCTCCTCACAACATTCATGCTTCTATATTGTCGCCTCAGTGATCGACACACTTGCCTGGAATCTAGAGAACGGAAAGCCATATAGTAAAAAGGTGCTAGATATTCTATATTTAGGTGTAATGCTACATTCACATAAGAGAATGCAATAGTTTGTTATGGGTCTCTGTTCATGCAGCATGCAGTGCTACTTGTACCCTTACAGTGGTCAGCAACAGTTAACATTATCAACAGGGATTTCAATTCAAAAATCTATTTAGCTTTACTCGTACATGCCGGTAGACAGTGACCGTTTCCAAATGCATCTACGATGATATTATTTTACTGCCCGAGTGATCAGATCAAGTACATCTGCCTTAAATGGAAGTATCGTCTGGGGAAAAATGGCGCTGTCACTCGTTTACCAAAACGGTGGAAAACACATGTACCTGTTGTACGGTTCTGATCTACCTTGAGCATTTGTAATTGTTTGAAATGTACACGCAAGCACTTTTGCTTGGGGTAACTGGCTGTGGGCTATTTCTAATATATCTTTGTTTAGATTTCTAAAGGAATTTTTCACAATAATCACGATTCCTTGAAAACCTCAGTGTTACCTGTACTGAATTACTAAAAAGAGGAAGAAAAAAATTCAAACTACGATAAATAGGATCTTGTAGTCTTTCTGTGATTCAACTAATAAATAATCTCACAGCTTGTGTGGTGGAAAATTGTGTTCCAATAAGCAGCTAAATACTTTAGGGTTTGTGATTTGTTGACTGCTCCATAGACGCCACTGATTGTTTACCAATGATTTCTTGCTGTGGTGGGATAGTGGATTGTTTACTGTTATATTCTCCTCCTGGCCTTTAGGGCTCAGTCATTGCCTGAATTCCAGACTACCCAGCCGACAACAGGGCCAGGGGCATGTGTTCTGTGTTAGGAAGATATTTTGCTTTGGTACTTGCACATTTACAGTTACCTCATTTTTGCCATGTTTGTAtttggaagaaaaaaaacaataaaaaaataaaataaaaagctaatatatattatatatagcaAATGGTTCTTAATGCTCTAATTTTTTCATTCCATTGGAATCATTGTTTGTAGCATTTAACATAACTAGTTATAGTGTATTATAAATACATCTGTATACTGATTGAAATTTTTAAgatttgtactttttttaaatgaaagttgCTAGTTCTGCTTTACCGAGTAGTgcaatcatattttttttttaattgttgctGATTGGAGAGGGTTGTTCACTAATAAATGTGTGATATATACTCATACTACACTGACTAGAGGAATCACTGCTTTGAACGTATTGCACAATACAGATATGTTTGCAGCTCGGTTACTTGTCTTATATGGTTTCTGTGCCACGAGAACCTCACGATCTGTGGTACACATTtcatcccaaaataaaaatttagcaGTTTGCGTCATGAAATTAAGCTTGTTTTTAGGAATACTGAGATTGAACATTATGCTGTGTAGGTGATCAGTTTTATTACATAGCATCAGAATGTATTAAAGGCAGTACAACAGTTACTTTGATTATGAATTTGTACCTAATAAATACTTTGCATTACAGAAATGACAATTAGGGAAGAAAGCTTATGCGTCATGAAATTGATATAAATATCTTAATGgtcctacattttttttctttaaatgatgCAGATACAGCCAAGAAACAAATTAAGagaacatttaaaatcatttaagttttttgaatttattatttattggtatgggtaatgatcatttttgtttcattctgtgtaacaatatttctcccaaatttcaaataaaaagatttctattagcagaaaatgaaaactggagaaacaggtcaaactaacagaaaagatgctctgtattttttcagaactcaaataatgcaaagaaaaaaaagttcttattcacttttaagcaatacaacagtattaataaaatatgtttttaggaaaagtaaaaaaaaatgtttatgaccTCGATTTCTAAAGTGTCTTTTCAtcctgtcagtctttcacattgctgttagatGAATTTACGTCTCTCCTGAGGcctgattttgttgaaattcagacactggactggccacaatacatctagaaatgctgattaaattaaaatttggaatggtctctttttttgtaatttgggGTGAAATGACATTCTTTACCGAATGTAATAAAAGTCATCACAAAGTTTTAAACttatatataaacacaagcTTTATACAATAAAGACTAAAGCTCTGGGTTTCTACCTCTCAAAATTATATTTGATTGTACaataaaagtgttttaataGTTAATAGCACCATATTATATGTTCTCCTTTCAGATACCTACAAAGGAATGCAAACAACCATGGCTTTACGCCTGTGCAAATGTAAATATGACCTCAAGCAATAATATTGTCAAACCACAACaacgttttaaaatgtttaatttagtatTGGAAAATTACATCTTTACATGACCAGGCCCATCACATGGACGACAGGTAACCTAGGCATCTATGAATGACCACAGGCACACTATGGGCAGACTTGCAGCACTATACTCTATATGGACAAAGCCACGTCGAATAGCTGTGGCCTTAGTTCTCGAACTCACTTTGAACCTCAAGTAGCCCGTCGGAACCTTCAGCCGATCACCTTCTTTTGGTCGTTGGATGAGATACATTATATGGTCGACTTTAAttcgcattaaaaaaaaaagaactctGCTGTGGCTTCCAGGCTTAACTTTAAATATGTAGGTCATATATTTACATGGCCGTTCACCTTGAACTCATGTACAGAACAAAACATCACTGCAGGGAAGgatgggttttttttttcttttttttttaattcggTAAAAGTTATTTTAGTGATCCTTGTCCAGGCAATTGAACAGAAGAACTGGAGGGAAGGTGGGACTTCACTTGTGAGCAGTGGGTTAGCTAAATGTCAATCGTCTGTGAGGTCCTGCACAAACAGGACTTCTGTGCGACTCAGACCGGCATCCAGCAGAGTGGGGGGATTTGGCTGCTCCTCCGTCGGCAGACAAGGCAAGACCCGGCGTGGGAAATTTGTTACTATTTGGAATTTCTCTGGGGTCTCTTTCAATGAAAACACGAAGTCGTATATTACCTAAAAAGGAAAAGTGATGTTTAGCTATTGGTTTTAAAGTCTCAATCAGTGGGTCTCATTAACTAATAATTGCTTACATGCATAACTGAACTTCTCAAAAAGAATCATGAATTGCTTGTAAAAACATTCAGATGCAGATTTGATagaaaaacaattatataagtGACTCACGGTTTCACTCATACAAGAAAGGGCTGAGTCATACTACCCCCTAACCCGCCCTTTTTACAAACATATCAATTTCAAATCGAAGATCATGTTTTCTTATCTTGAATCACAGAGCATGTATAAACACTAGTATACAACACAATACGATGGGAGTGTGGTTACCGTCAGGGACTGATCGAACAGGAATCTCCGCTCCACCCGAGTGTTGTTGGGCAATTTGAACACTATTTTGACACTGTCCTGGTCATCCAATGGCGGCTCCGGGGGAAGACACTCAGACTTGCGCTCCTTCTCTTCTTCAAGTGTCTGTTTACATAGACACAAAAAATTACTATTAACTGTTAACTGACTTAAAACGTTAGCACAAGAAATTTGATTTTATTAACCACAATTCCTTAAGAGCTTAAATTACTGCATACATTGTACAAGGCTAACTGGCGTGTACTGtttatacaaaatattaaattgcTTACTCTTCGTCTCCTCTCTTCTGCGAGGATGCTCTGGCGAGCCTTCTCCTCCTCTTGGCGCTTCTGCTCTTGTTCTTCACGTTTCTTCTTCTCTTTTGCCTGGTCTGCAAGGAGCGATGCTTGGTAAGCTTCATCCTGCTGCTGCCTCAGTACCTGCGTCTGGTTCCTCTCCTCCCTGAACGCAATCAACAACAAACATTCCCATCTGAAATCATCTGCTGAGACACACTTTTGTTTCACACTTATTTATTAAGACAGTCATGTGTAAGAGAGGTAAGAGACGATGGTATAAAGCAGGGAGCAAAACGCCATCATCTTACCGCTCTAGTCTTTCTGACATGAGATATGTCTGGTTCGCCTCAATGATGAAGGTCAGCTGGTTGATAAGATCCTCAGGCTGAATCAGCCCCTCTAGTCGGCCGACAACTGTCATCTTTCGGTCCTTCAGCATGATCATAGCCAGGAAGGGATACGTGTTCTCACGCAGAGCCTGAGAGACTGTTCACAAAAGGTAGAGAGAAAGTAATCAGCTAATCTCAATCATAACGTAGCAGAAAGATGTAAGACTTGATGCTGGTTACCTCGGTAACCCTCTGGCTTGCTGGTGGAACACGCCCAGAACAGCATGCGTGTGTTAATAAAGGTCAGTACCTCTTCTGAACATAATGTACTTCTGAAAGAGATGTGAAACACAGGACCTTTGATTCATGAGACCGGGCAGATGTGATCTGTGTGTGCGGAGAAGAACGTCCCAGGTCAAGCTTACCGACAGAATTCATCAGTGTCCTGGTGATCATCGCCATGTAGATAAACTAACAAATAGCGAAGTTCTCGTTTGGCATCATTCAAAGCCTGAAAGCAGAAACTTCATTAACTACTTTGGATTTGTTTACAAGTTGTTTCAGTCAAGCTGTCTGCCTGATAAATAGGCACAACAGTTTTTAAAAGCCTTTAAATTGAGCAGttaattttttctgctatattaaagtgatagttcatcaaaaaattataattctgtcatcatttactcacgctcatgtaatttcatacctgtataaattacttcagatgaacacaaagaaagatatttggaagaatgttattcattttcagttccgggacatcattgctaccatagtaggaagaattaaatggtagtcaaaggtgcctgaGAACTCTttattttcctaaattcttcaaaatatctcattgtgtgttaaacagaacaaaaaaaaacatttttttcctactatggtagtggatgatgtcccagaacagaaaattgccaacattcttccaaatatctttctcggtgttcattggaacaaagacatttatacaggtttgaaacaacctgagggtgagtaatgacagatttttcatttttggatgaactattcctttaaagattAAGGAAAGACATAAAAAGTTTACATCAAAAATATGATGTCTTGATACTTCTTTGGTATTAGTATAATAGCCAACATACCTGACTATATGTTCCCTGGTAGAATACAGGATGCGATCGGCCATATTTCTCTTCAAAATTACGAATAAATGACATGACATCACCAACGGGATCTGTGACACGACCTCTCGGATCTGGTCGAATGAATCTCAGGGCAAACCTGCAGGATACACCGTTATAATAAAGGAAGGACTATAAGAACATGGTTAACACGCAAAAGATTTATACTTTTTACTATGTGTTTTATACTAGATTAAAGAACAACAAATATGCATGAATACCTGAATACGTCCAGGAGTGTATAATAAGTAATCCGGAAGGGAAGCATTATCAAGTAGTAACTCCAACCTAATAAGCcctgtaaaaaaaagagaaatgtgtTAATACAAACATATTGTACAGATTTcgaatgacatgagtgtgagtaaatacatttgtatttatgtatgtattATAATTTGCATAAATCTATAGGAAACCTTTTACACAAGAAGTGCTGCTGAGGGGGGAGGGAAAAAACGAAAAAAGCTCTTACTCTAGGCTGTGGCCTTGACACAATATAGCTATACACTCTGTGGTCTGTTGTGTTGACCTGTAACGGTCTGGCGGGTGGCGGGCTGAAGACGCTCGGAACTCCTTCCTGCTCATTTAGTCTGTCTTGTACTGCAGCCTATAACAAAAAAGTTACAACCAGGTTGCTAATTCCAAAAGAGTAACCAACAC is from Triplophysa rosa linkage group LG13, Trosa_1v2, whole genome shotgun sequence and encodes:
- the faf2 gene encoding FAS-associated factor 2, yielding MAAPEEQELSQAQTEKLLQFQDLTGLESMDQCRRTLEQHNWNIEAAVQDRLNEQEGVPSVFSPPPARPLQVNTTDHRVYSYIVSRPQPRGLLGWSYYLIMLPFRITYYTLLDVFRFALRFIRPDPRGRVTDPVGDVMSFIRNFEEKYGRSHPVFYQGTYSQALNDAKRELRYLLVYLHGDDHQDTDEFCRSTLCSEEVLTFINTRMLFWACSTSKPEGYRVSQALRENTYPFLAMIMLKDRKMTVVGRLEGLIQPEDLINQLTFIIEANQTYLMSERLEREERNQTQVLRQQQDEAYQASLLADQAKEKKKREEQEQKRQEEEKARQSILAEERRRRTLEEEKERKSECLPPEPPLDDQDSVKIVFKLPNNTRVERRFLFDQSLTVIYDFVFSLKETPEKFQIVTNFPRRVLPCLPTEEQPNPPTLLDAGLSRTEVLFVQDLTDD